The genomic segment GCCACGGTGCCACGCCTGCTCGGCTGGCCGGTCGCGCGTCAGAAGGCACGTGCCGAAGAGCTGCTCACGACCGTCGGCCTCGATCCCGCGACCTACGCCCGACGATTCCCGGCCCAGCTTTCGGGCGGCGAGCGTCAGCGCGTCGGGGTCGCCCGCGCCCTCGCGGCGGATCCGCCGGTCATGCTCATGGACGAGCCGTTCGGCGCGGTCGACCCGATCGTTCGCGAGCGACTGCAGAACGAGTTCCTCCGTCTCCAGGAGACGCTCGCCAAGACGATCCTGTTCGTCACCCACGACATCGACGAGGCGATCAAGATCGGCGATCTCGTCGCGGTCATGCAGGCCGGCGGCAAGGTCGCCCAGTTCGCGCCACCGGCCGAGATCCTCGCCCACCCGGCATCCGATTTCGTCGCTCGGTTCGTCGGGACGGATCGCGGGCTCAAGCGCCTGTCGCTCTTCCGGGTCGCCAGCCTCGACCTGCTCACGCCGACGATCGTCCAGCTCGGCGACGACGCCGCCGACGTACGGCGCCGGGCGGCCGCCGATCCGCTCGGCAGCGCGCTCCTCGTCGATCGGGAGCGCCGTCCCGTCGGCTGGCTCCTCGCGGCGGAGATGCCGGCGAGCGGTCCCGTCGGCGCCGAGCACAC from the Chloroflexota bacterium genome contains:
- a CDS encoding ATP-binding cassette domain-containing protein, producing the protein MTATAGHAATVEYDHVSKSYDAAALRKGAGAVNDLSLAIPAGKICVFVGPSGCGKTTSLKMVNRLIEPTSGRILLDGQDVAGRDPTELRRGIGYVIQQTGLFPHQTIEDNVATVPRLLGWPVARQKARAEELLTTVGLDPATYARRFPAQLSGGERQRVGVARALAADPPVMLMDEPFGAVDPIVRERLQNEFLRLQETLAKTILFVTHDIDEAIKIGDLVAVMQAGGKVAQFAPPAEILAHPASDFVARFVGTDRGLKRLSLFRVASLDLLTPTIVQLGDDAADVRRRAAADPLGSALLVDRERRPVGWLLAAEMPASGPVGAEHTVALSPLLDRRTTLKDAMSMLLGSDVQAGIVVDRHGAVRGLVTVTQISDWVRRSGDALPGDTSDDDPPGPERATEVGEP